AAACGATTGATCATATCAAGAAAAGACTCAAACCCCATACTACAACCGCAGCTGTAATACCTTCGATTAGTGTGCCGAGAGTTTGGAGTCTGTAACCTGTTTTAACATCCATCTTTGAAAGCTGTGAGACTACCCAAAAATAGCTATCGTTAGCGTGTGATATGACCATAGAGCCTGCTCCTATCGCTACGACGACGAGAGCTTTTGCCATTGCTGAGGTGAACCCTAAAGAATCCATGAGAGGAGCCAACAGGGATGAAGTAGTTATTATAGCCACTGTGGATGAACCCTGAGCTGTTTTGATTGCTGCAGCTATTATGAACGGTAGCCACATTCCAAGGTTCGCAGTCGAAAGATACTGACCTAGGACATTTGCTATACCAGAATTCTGTAGAACTCTACCAAATGAGCCACCAGCTGCAGTAATAAGAATTATAAATCCAGCCTGTTGTACAGCTTGACCAACCCAGCCAGTCATTGAGAATATTTCACTGTCGATCTTTTTCGGCAACAAAAACGCAACGAGTACCCCTATCATAAGTGCTGTTACTGGATGACCAACGAAGCCAACAAAATCGCGGAACAGGCCCTGACCAAACGGTTTCGTCGGAAAGTCAGAAATCGATTTTAAGACAATCAGAATTATTGGAAGAACTATTGGGAGAAACGCACTTGCTGCCGACGGTGCTTCCTTCATTTTCTTATGGATCTCTTCCTCCGTCAATTCTGGCTCGGGGTCTATATATACCTTTGAAGCGAGTTTTATTGAGAACAACCACCCTACGATTATCGCTGGAACAGATACTATCAAACCCATCAATATTGTGAGACCCAAATCCGCACCTAAGGCACCTGCAGCGGCAACTGGGCCTGGGGTCGGTGGAACCATAGTGTGCGTTGCGTAAAGTCCCAGACTCAGAGCTATTCCGGTTGTTGCAAGTGAAAGGTTTGCACGTTTTGTCAAAGCTTTGTTGAGGGGAGTTAGAATAACGAAACCAGAATCGCAGAAGACAGGAATAGAAACTATGTATCCTATAATACTCATAGCTAATGGTACATTTTTCTTACCTGTCAGTTTTAATACAGACTCTGCCATTGTAAATGCTCCACCGGATCTTTCAAGAAAAATACCAATGATCGTTCCTGCAGTAATCACTATACCTATGGAACTTACAGTTGCACCAAAACCATCAGTGATGGATTTTACTATGTCGCCCAACTTCATCCCAGACAGCAACCCATATAAAAATGCGGCAAAAATCAGCGCGAGAAATGGATGTAGCCTCCAGCGAACGGTGGAATAAATGATAAAAACAATCGCCAGGAACAACAGAACAACCATCCAAACTGCCATGTTTCTACCTCCCCTTTAAAAGAATTATTCAGATTTTCGGCTCTACATTTCATCCTTTACGACTTCGCCAAGAGTTCAAACACGTTTCTATTTTTCATTTTTCCTTATTTTTTATTTTACCACCATTCAAAGTTGTCCTTTGCTTTCACAGGTAACGATCGCATTAAGGATTCTCACCATCTGGAAAAGAAACACAAAGGGTTCCCCAAAACTTATAAAAGTTGGTGATCCGTATCCGAGAATTGCCGATCTGTGAGAGTCATACATAATAAGACAATTGTGGTAACCTATGAAGGCTCATCGCTGTGTTTTGCAGAAAATGCAAAAGATCAAGGTGGTCATCGTTGGTATGGGGAACGTCGGAAGGTATGTTCTTCAAGCGGTGAGAGAATCAGAAGATGTGCAAGTCGTGGGGATCGTCGAGTTGCCAGAACGAGTGACTCAGATCGCGAGTCAGTTCAACGATCTGCCAGTGACCAGCGACATCGACCAGCTTGAAAAACCAGACGTCGCGATCCTGGCGATCGACAAACCGAGCGGTGCCGAACGTTGCGTCGAAATTCCTTTTTAAAGGCATCAACACGGTGGATGCGTACGACATACACGGTTCAGAAGGTGCTCTGAGGTTGAAGAAGCAATTAAATGAGATAGCCAAAGAAAACAACTGCGTGGCGATCGTTTCTGCGGGATGGGCCCCCGGGACCGATTCGCTTGTGAGGGCGATCATGCAGATCATCGCACCAAGGGGTATCACCTGGACGAACTTTGGGCCTGGCATGAGCTTGGGTCACACGATGGCTGTGAAGAGGATCGAAAAGATGAGGGACGCCGTTTCCATCACCTGCCCGAAGGGTATGGGTATGCACGTGAGGCTCGTTTACGTCGAGCTAGAAGAAGGCTGCGATTTCACAGACGTGGCGAAGAAAATCACCGAAGATCCCTACTTCTGTCACGATGAGGTCTACATTAACCAGGTGAACAGCGTGAAGGACTTGATCGACATGGGCCACTGTGTGAAAATTGAAAAGAAGGGGACATCCGCAGGTGCCTATAACCAGAGAATGGGGTACCACATGTCTGTGAACAACCCCGCCGCAACGGCACAGGTCATGGTGGCCGCAGCCAGGGCGAGTATCAAACAAAAACCCGGTTGTTACACGTTGCTCGAGATACCCTTGATCGATCTTCTGTTCGGAGAGAAAGAGGATTTGATTTGCAAACTGCTGTGAGTTTTTTCCACAACTCAGTTTAGAGGGTGTTCGTATGAGAAAGGTCCTTCTGGTAGCGGTGCTGATCTTCGCAGTGGCAACGTTCTTCGCACAGACTCCGAAGAGAGGTGGCGTGCTGCACGACTACTTCACGACCGACAGAATGACATTCGACCCGCAGGAAGATACCACGCTGCAGACCTACGCGATGGCAAGGCTTTTGTTCAGCACCCTGGTGAGGTACAAGGGTGAGACGCTCGAACTCGAACCAGAGTTGCTCGCGAAAATGCCGGAAATATCCGAAGACGGCAAAGTGTACACGTTCGAGCTGAAGAAGGGTATCAAGTTCCACGATGGGAAGACGGAACTCACCAGCGACGATGTGAAATTCACGATTGAGAGGATGCTCAGCCCCAAGGGTCGCGGGGCGAGCAAGTGGCTGTTCGAGCCGATACTCGGCGCGGAAGAATTCATGAAAGGTCAATCGACGAGCCTGGAAGGCTTCAAGAAGATCGATGACTACAGATTCCAGATCATCCTGAAAGAACCCTACGCGCCGTTTTTATACCACCTGGCGGTGCCCGGTGCGTCCATCTATTCGGAAAAACTCGTCAAGGCTGCGGGTGACAACTGGAGGCTCAACCCGGTTGGTACTGGTCCGTTCAGGCTGAAGAGACACGTTCCCAACACCGAGATCGTTTTCGAAAGAAACCCCTACTATTTCGAGCAGGGCCTTCCGTACCTAGACGGGATAGTTTTCAGAATAGTCCCAGACTCCACCACGGCGTTGATGGAGTTCGAAGCGGGAACGCTCGATGTGGTGACGATACCCGTGCTCGAGTACGAGAGGTTGAAGGCCTCCGGCAAGTATAACATCATCGAAAAAGAAGCGCTGAATACTTACTACTTCCTCATGAACATGAGCGATCCAAAATGGTCCAACCCAATTTTGAGGAAAACCATGGCGATGGCGATCAACAAGAAGGAACTCGCGGAGGCCGTCTTTGGTCCCAGGGCGACGGTCGCCACCAGTTTCGTCACACCCGGTATTCCAGGTTCCTACCCGCTCGGTCAAGGACCCGCGTACGATTACAACCCTGAGGAAGCGAAAAAGCTGGTCGCACAGCTTGGAAACATTGGAAAGGTCACGGCCTGGCAATGGGGTGGAGATACACTCTCACAACCCAACATTATAATCCAGGCGATGGCGAAGGAAGTCGGTATAGATCTGGAAATCATACCTGTTGAAAGTGCGGCGTTCCGGCAGGCGAGACGCGAAGGTAAAATACCGGCGAATTACGGCAACTGGTGGGCGGATATCCCAGATCCAGACAACTACATCGGTGTGTTCTTTGGTGAGAACAATCAGATGTCCTCAGGCTACAACAACAAAGAGGTCCAGGAAATGATCAAAAAAGCGCGCGTTGAAGTCGATCCTGAGAAGAGAGCGCAGATGTACAGAGAGATAGAATACAAACTCATCAGAGAAGACGTGGCGGTCATACCGCTGTTCCACCTGAAGTACCTGCTCGCAACTCAGAAGAACGTGCACGGCATAATCGCGCACCCAACAGGAATAACGGTATACCTGTACGCTTACAAAGAATGAACCTTCGGGCGGGCCCTCGCCCGCCCTTTCAGGGGGAAAACGATAGTGGTTCAATACATCGTCCGTCGATTGCTCTTTTCCATACCAGTAGTCCTGGGTGTAACGCTGATAACCTTCATCTTGCTCAACGTCGTGCCTGGAGATCCGGTTCTGGAAATGGTTGGAAAGTATGCGGATCCAGAAACGATCCAGCAGATCAGAGAACAGCTTGGGTTGAACGATCCGCTCGTGGTACAGTATCTCAGATTCCTGTTCAACCTCCTGAGGGGAGATCTTGGCAGATCGTTCAAAACTAATCTGCCCGTTTCGAAGATGATCGCCGACACGTTCCCGACCACGCTCAAGCTGGCCCTCAGTTCGTATCTGGTGGCGATAGCGCTCGGAGTAACTACCGGCATCATCTCCGCCGTGAAACAGTACTCTTTCCTGGATCGGTTCATGATGATCCTGGCGCTCGCCGGAATAAGCGCGCCGGTGTTCTGGGTGGCCGTCGTGGCCCAACTGATCTTCGGTTTGAAGCTCGGCTGGTTCCCGATATCTGGTTATTACAGTCTCAAACACATGATCTTGCCGGCGATCGTTCTGGGCACGAGGTTTGCCGCTTTGATCGCGCGTTACACGAGAAGCGCCCTGCTGGATGTGATAAGACAGGATTACATAAGAACCGCCCGGGCCAAGGGTCTGACGGAGAGGAGGGTGATTTTCGTACATGCACTCAAGAACGCGATGATACCAGTCGTCACGATCCTCGGAATGCAGCTGAGCGGGCTCCTGACAGGTTCGATCCTGACCGAAACCGTTTTCGCAATACCGGGACTCGGAAGGTTGTCCGTCTGGGCACTGTCTCAACGGGATTTCCCACTCGTGCAGGGAACGGTGGTTTTCACAGCGATCGTTTACATCCTGGGCAACCTGATCGTGGACATATCCTACGCCTTTTTGAACCCGAGGGTCAGGTTGAAGTAGGAGGTAATCTTTCGTGGCTGAGAGAAAGTCCGCTTCATTGTATGCAGACGCCTTCAGAAGGTTGAGAAAGAACAAGGCTGCAATGTTCGGACTGATCTTCGTCATCTTAGTCACGTTCGTCGCCATATTCGCCCCCTTACTCGCACCCGCAGATCCGAACAAAATCGATCTTCAAAACCGTTTGAAACCCATGGGTTCACCTTCGCGGATCTGCAAGAACGGTGTGTACCTGCTCGGTTCTGACGAGTACGGCAGGGACATCCTGTCAAGGCTGATCTACAGTGCGAGGATTTCACTGACCGTTGGTGTCATGACCCAGCTCATCACCACGGCCATAGGGATCATCGTCGGATCTCTGGCAGGATACTACGGCGGGATCATCGACATGGTGATGATGAGAGTTGCGGACATGCTCTTCGCGTTTCCGGAGCTTCTCTTTTACATAGGCATGATGTTCGCACTCGGTCCGGGTTTGACGAACATGTTCATAGCGCTCTCGGTGATCGGCTGGGCGGGCAAGGCACGGCTGGTCAGGAGCCAGGTCATATACCTGAAGGAAACTGAATTCGTCGAAGCCGCAAGGGCTCAGGGACTTTCGGACTTTCGTATCATCGTCAAGCACATACTTCCGAACTGCATGGGTCCGATCATTGTCTCGGTGTCGCTCGGCATACCTGGAGCGATTCTTGCAGAGGCCGGTCTTTCGTTCCTCGGACTGGGTATCCTCCCACCAACACCGAGCTGGGGCAACATGATAAGGTCCGCGAGCGCGTATTTGCGAATCCAACCCTGGTACGCGGTCTGGCCCGGTCTGGTGCTCATGATGGCCACTTTCGCCTTCAACCTTCTCGGAGATGGGCTCAGGGATGCCTTTGATCCGAGACTGAAACAATGAAGGGATGAGATGAAGATGAGAAGATTGATTTTGATCTGCTCTATCCTGATCGTCATATCGCTCTTTGGGAGTGGTGTTGGCGTGGAAGGGCTGGAGATGGTGAAGCAACGGATCGAATTGTTTAAAAGAGAACTCAGCATCGAACCGAGGGAGACGATGTTCGATGTCAAAGTTGCAGCAGAAGATGGAAAACTGAGCCTGTTCGGAGAAGTTTCGAACGCAGAGTTGAAAACCCTCCTGGTTGAAAGATTGAAGGAGCTCAACGTCACGTTCGAAGACAGAATAAAACTCCTTCCGGACGAATCTGTCGGTGAAAAGAAACTCGCGGTGGTGAACGTGGTTGTTGCGAACCTGATGGACGCACCAGGAAGAACCCTTCAGAAGAACGCCGTGACGCAGGCTCGAATGGGAGAGATACTGAAGCTTTTGAAGAAAGATGGAGACTGGTACCTTGTGCAGATGGAAGATTCGTACTTGGGATGGATCGATGGATCGAAGATCGTGACGATGAACGATGAGGAACTCAAAAATTACCTTTCGGGTCCCTTCGCACTGATCGTTGCCAGGTTCGCGCAGCTTTACACGGCGCCGGAACCACAGGCCAGAACGCAGGAAAACCTCGTGCAGGGAACGACTCTGCCATGCGTCAAAGCCGAGGATGACTGGTTGATCCTGAGGTTGCCCGACGGGAGAGAATTCTTCGTGCCTTCGAAGGATGCGGAACTGTTCGGAAGCCGAGACCGAGTGTTCGCCACGAAGAAAGATGCCCAATACATCATCGAGCTGGCGAAACAACATTTGGGCTTACCCTATCTCTGGGCGGGCACCACGTCTTACGGGTTCGATTGCTCTGGCTTCACACAGTTTTGCTTCAAAATGGCAGGTTATTTTCTGAGACGCGACGCGGACATGCAGTTCCAGCAGGGCGAACCCGTACTGGATAGGAAGAAACTGAGACCAGGTGATCTCGTGTTCTTCCAGACCTACAAGGCTGGACCGTCGCACGTCGGTATCTACATGGGAAACATGAAGTACATACACTCGGGTAGCAGGGGTGTTGCTATAAACAGCTTCGATCCTAACGATCCAGACTATTCGGCGGATCTGGATAGAAAGTACATAGGCGCGAGAAGGATAATACCTCAAAGGTGATGCCTATGGCAGAACTGCTCCGCGTGGAAGATCTCACCGTAAAGTTCTTCACCAGCGACGGGATCGTCCATGCCGTGGACGGGGTGAGTTTTTCCGTCGGAACGGAAGAAGTGCTGGGAATGGTCGGTGAATCGGGCTGTGGGAAGTCTGTGACTTCCTTGGCGATAATGAGGCTCCTGCCAGTTCCTCCTGCCAGAATCGTTTCTGGAAAGGTGTTCTTCGACGGGAAAAACCTGCGCGAGCTTTCCGAGACTGAGATGAGAAAGATCAGGGGGAACGCGATCTCGATGATCTTTCAAGAACCCATGACGTCGCTTAATCCTGTCATCACCGTGGGAAAGCAGATCGCGGAAGCCATCACGGCACACCAGAACGTGAGCTTAGAAGAGGCTAAAAAGAAAGCGATCCAGCTGCTCAGGCTCGTGGGCATTCCAAATCCCGAGAAACGCTACAACGATTATCCACACCAGATGTCCGGTGGCATGAGACAGCGCGCCATGATAGCCATGGCGCTGGCGTGCAATCCAAGACTTTTGATCGCGGATGAACCGACCACGGCGCTGGATGTGACGGTTCAGGCTCAGATACTCGACCTCATCGCTCAGCTGAAGAAAACTTTCGGCATGAGCGTGCTGTTGATAACGCACGATCTTGGTGTCATCGCCGAGATGTGCGACAGAGTCATCGTCATGTACGCGGGCCAGATAGTAGAAGAAGCTCCCTGCGTCGATCTGTTCGAATCGCCGCTCCATCCGTACACCGAGGGACTTTTGAGGTCGATACCCAAACTCGAACCCGGTAAGAAGCCGCTGTACACCATAGAGGGGAACGTTCCCAACGCCATGGACCTACCAGCCGGTTGCAGGTTCCATCCACGCTGCGTTTACGCGTTCAATCTGTGCAGAGAGAAGGTTCCAGCATTGATAAATGTGAACGAACACAGGAGAGTCAGATGCTTTCTGAGGGGATCCGTACCGGAGGAAGTGAAAGCATGAACGAAGTATTGCTGGAAGTGAGAAACTTGGTGAAGCACTTTCCAGTCAAGGCAGGCATACTTCAAAGAACGGTTGCCGTGGTGAAGGCGGTCGACGGGGTGAGCTTTCACATAAAGCGCGGGGAAACCTTCGGTCTGGTCGGTGAGAGCGGTTGTGGAAAAACAACCACCGGAAGATGCGTCCTCATGCTCGAAACACCGACGAGCGGTGAGATCCTGTTCAATGGTGTCGACATAACGAAACTAACTCAGAAACAGCTCAGATCTCTCCGACCGAAGATGCAGATAGTCTTTCAAGACCCGTTCAGTTCTCTAAATCCCAGACTTCCTGTGAAAGAGATCGTGGGTGAAGCCATCGCTTACCACAAACTCGCGAAGGGAAAAGAAGTGGAACTGAGAGTGAAAGAACTCCTCGAGATGGTGGGACTTTCCGCGGAACACATGAGCAGATATCCACACGAGTTTTCCGGCGGCCAGAGGCAGAGGATCTGCATCGCCCGGGCGCTCGCGACGCAGCCCGATTTGATCGTTTGTGATGAAGCTGTTTCTGCGCTGGATGTTTCCATACAGAGTCAGATACTCAAACTTCTGGAAAACCTGCAGGTCAAACTCGGCGTGGCTTACCTCTTCATCTCGCATGCTTTGAACGTGGTCAAATACATCTCGCACAGGATCGGCGTGATGTACCTTGGAAAGCTCGTGGAAGTTGCCGACAGTGAAGAACTCTATCTGAACCCGCTCCATCCTTACACGAAAGCCCTCATCTCTGCTGTTCCCGTCCCTGATCCGAAGCTCAAACGCAAGAAGATAATCCTCAAGGGAGACGTGCCGAGCCCGCTGAATCCCCCACAGGGATGCAGGTTCGTCACCAGATGTCCTTACGCGACGTCTGTCTGCAGCGAAGTGGAACCGATCTTAATGGAAGTGGCGCCCGGCCACACCGTGGCGTGCCATCTGTACGAAAAGAGCTGAACGTTTCACGGATTCTCCTTCAAACTCAACCCACAAATACAGAAAGTCATCATAGTGGTATTTCGCGCAGAAAGTGGGACTATAGATCAAACACAACGCATTTACTTCTGAAAAAGCTGCGCGCCACGGAAAAAATTTCGCACCCTCTGGAACGGGAGAAGGTCAAAAAATTGTTCTTTTCCCTTTAGAATACTGCAACCCACGAGCCTGAAAGCACAGCGCTATAATAATAGCAACTACAAACTTTGTTGGGAGGTATGAACGTGGAAGGTACTGCGTGGTCCATCCTTCCTCCGCTTGTGGCCATTGTCCTGTGCTTCATAACAAAGAACGTCGTGCTCTCTCTGTTCCTCGGTATCTTCATTGGTGGATTACTTTTGAACAATTTCAACCCCATCGCAGGCGTAGTTTACTCACTCGAGAAGATCATCGGCTCCATGGCGGATGAATGGAACGCGAAGCTCTTATTGTTCAACCTGCTCATGGGTTCGGGTATCGCTTTCATCTGGCGACTGGGTGGCAGCAAGGCGCTGGCAGACTGGGCACGCGTCAAGATAAAGTCCAGAAGGTCGGCCAGCGTGTGGGCGTGGCTTCTGGGCGTGATCGTGTTCTTCAACGACTACATCAACTCGGCGATCGTCGGAAACGTGATGAGGGACATATTTGAACAGCGAAAGATCTCTAAGGAGAAGCTTTCTTACATCCTCGACTCCACATCTGCGCCGGTGGCCACGTTCTTCATCTCCGACTGGATAGCGTACCAGCTCGCGATGATCCAGAACGGTTTGACAGTGGCTGGAATAACGACCGTCGCTCCCATGGCCGCTTTCATAGCGAGCATTCCGTTCAACTTCTACTGCTTCTTCACCGTCCTCTTCGTCGGGATAATCGCTCTGAGCGGTTGGGACTTCGGTCCCATGCTGAAGGCAGAAATCAGGGCAGAAAGAGAGGGGAAAACTTCCAGAGACGGTGCCGTGCCAATGTTGAACATAGATTTCGAGCTCGGAAAACCTATCGAGAAGAAACCTATGATAATGACCTTCGTTCTTCCCATAGTGGCGCTCGTGGGGGTTACCATATTTGGCTTTTACTACACAGGTGCATCGGCGGGTGGTGAAACGCTCATAGAAAAACTTGGGAACGCCGATGCGGCGACTGCGCTGCTCTGGGGCGCTTTCGCGATGTCCCTGGTCGGAATCGTGATAGCACTCGGATTCAGGTTGATGAACGTTGCTGAAGCGATGAGAACGCTTCTTGAAGGTTTCAAACTCATGCTTCTGGCCTGCGCGATACTGGTGATGGCGTGGTCGATCGGGACCGTGACGAAGGATATGAAGCTTGCAGACTATGTCGTTTCTCTGGTTGGTGAGAACGTTTCGTTCGCTCTGGTGCCCGCGATCGTTTTCTTGATAGGCATGTTCATCTCTTTCTCGACGGGAACTTCCTGGGGCACGATGGCCATTCTCACGCCCATCGCAATACCTGTAGCGTACAACATCACGAAAGATCCCTGGCTTTCGGCGACGGTGATGGCGGGAACAGTGTTCGCAGGTGCCATCTTCGGTGACCACTGCTCTCCGATCTCCGACACAACTGTTCTGTCTTCGATCTTCGCAGGTTGTGACCATATGGATCATGTGAACACACAGCTTCCGTACGCCGTAACTTGCGCGTTGGTGGCGCTGGTGATGTATCTGCTGTACGGGATTTTCAAAGTCAGCCCGTTCGTTCTGCTGCCCATCGGAATAGTTGTCCTCATAGCTCTGGCAAGGATGCTTCATGTGAGTTCCATGAAAAAACTCGCACTGTAAAAAAAGTGAGGGCGAAAGCCCTCACTTTCTCTTCTGAAGCACTTCTGGATTGACCAAGTTGGGTGGTACTTCTCCACTTAGAGCTTTGATGATGTTTTCAGCAACCATGATCGACATCTTCGATCTGGTTGCATAAGAACCAGACGCGATGTGCGGTGCGAGCACAACGTTGTTTAGAGTGAGCAGTTCAGGTTCGATCTCAGGTTCG
Above is a window of Thermotoga sp. Ku-13t DNA encoding:
- a CDS encoding ABC transporter ATP-binding protein, translating into MNEVLLEVRNLVKHFPVKAGILQRTVAVVKAVDGVSFHIKRGETFGLVGESGCGKTTTGRCVLMLETPTSGEILFNGVDITKLTQKQLRSLRPKMQIVFQDPFSSLNPRLPVKEIVGEAIAYHKLAKGKEVELRVKELLEMVGLSAEHMSRYPHEFSGGQRQRICIARALATQPDLIVCDEAVSALDVSIQSQILKLLENLQVKLGVAYLFISHALNVVKYISHRIGVMYLGKLVEVADSEELYLNPLHPYTKALISAVPVPDPKLKRKKIILKGDVPSPLNPPQGCRFVTRCPYATSVCSEVEPILMEVAPGHTVACHLYEKS
- a CDS encoding Gfo/Idh/MocA family oxidoreductase; this translates as MQKIKVVIVGMGNVGRYVLQAVRESEDVQVVGIVELPERVTQIASQFNDLPVTSDIDQLEKPDVAILAIDKPSGAERCVEIPF
- a CDS encoding GntP family permease produces the protein MAVWMVVLLFLAIVFIIYSTVRWRLHPFLALIFAAFLYGLLSGMKLGDIVKSITDGFGATVSSIGIVITAGTIIGIFLERSGGAFTMAESVLKLTGKKNVPLAMSIIGYIVSIPVFCDSGFVILTPLNKALTKRANLSLATTGIALSLGLYATHTMVPPTPGPVAAAGALGADLGLTILMGLIVSVPAIIVGWLFSIKLASKVYIDPEPELTEEEIHKKMKEAPSAASAFLPIVLPIILIVLKSISDFPTKPFGQGLFRDFVGFVGHPVTALMIGVLVAFLLPKKIDSEIFSMTGWVGQAVQQAGFIILITAAGGSFGRVLQNSGIANVLGQYLSTANLGMWLPFIIAAAIKTAQGSSTVAIITTSSLLAPLMDSLGFTSAMAKALVVVAIGAGSMVISHANDSYFWVVSQLSKMDVKTGYRLQTLGTLIEGITAAVVVWGLSLFLI
- a CDS encoding diaminopimelate dehydrogenase — translated: MPNVASKFLFKGINTVDAYDIHGSEGALRLKKQLNEIAKENNCVAIVSAGWAPGTDSLVRAIMQIIAPRGITWTNFGPGMSLGHTMAVKRIEKMRDAVSITCPKGMGMHVRLVYVELEEGCDFTDVAKKITEDPYFCHDEVYINQVNSVKDLIDMGHCVKIEKKGTSAGAYNQRMGYHMSVNNPAATAQVMVAAARASIKQKPGCYTLLEIPLIDLLFGEKEDLICKLL
- a CDS encoding ABC transporter permease → MAERKSASLYADAFRRLRKNKAAMFGLIFVILVTFVAIFAPLLAPADPNKIDLQNRLKPMGSPSRICKNGVYLLGSDEYGRDILSRLIYSARISLTVGVMTQLITTAIGIIVGSLAGYYGGIIDMVMMRVADMLFAFPELLFYIGMMFALGPGLTNMFIALSVIGWAGKARLVRSQVIYLKETEFVEAARAQGLSDFRIIVKHILPNCMGPIIVSVSLGIPGAILAEAGLSFLGLGILPPTPSWGNMIRSASAYLRIQPWYAVWPGLVLMMATFAFNLLGDGLRDAFDPRLKQ
- a CDS encoding C40 family peptidase gives rise to the protein MKMRRLILICSILIVISLFGSGVGVEGLEMVKQRIELFKRELSIEPRETMFDVKVAAEDGKLSLFGEVSNAELKTLLVERLKELNVTFEDRIKLLPDESVGEKKLAVVNVVVANLMDAPGRTLQKNAVTQARMGEILKLLKKDGDWYLVQMEDSYLGWIDGSKIVTMNDEELKNYLSGPFALIVARFAQLYTAPEPQARTQENLVQGTTLPCVKAEDDWLILRLPDGREFFVPSKDAELFGSRDRVFATKKDAQYIIELAKQHLGLPYLWAGTTSYGFDCSGFTQFCFKMAGYFLRRDADMQFQQGEPVLDRKKLRPGDLVFFQTYKAGPSHVGIYMGNMKYIHSGSRGVAINSFDPNDPDYSADLDRKYIGARRIIPQR
- a CDS encoding ABC transporter ATP-binding protein codes for the protein MAELLRVEDLTVKFFTSDGIVHAVDGVSFSVGTEEVLGMVGESGCGKSVTSLAIMRLLPVPPARIVSGKVFFDGKNLRELSETEMRKIRGNAISMIFQEPMTSLNPVITVGKQIAEAITAHQNVSLEEAKKKAIQLLRLVGIPNPEKRYNDYPHQMSGGMRQRAMIAMALACNPRLLIADEPTTALDVTVQAQILDLIAQLKKTFGMSVLLITHDLGVIAEMCDRVIVMYAGQIVEEAPCVDLFESPLHPYTEGLLRSIPKLEPGKKPLYTIEGNVPNAMDLPAGCRFHPRCVYAFNLCREKVPALINVNEHRRVRCFLRGSVPEEVKA
- a CDS encoding ABC transporter permease, which translates into the protein MVQYIVRRLLFSIPVVLGVTLITFILLNVVPGDPVLEMVGKYADPETIQQIREQLGLNDPLVVQYLRFLFNLLRGDLGRSFKTNLPVSKMIADTFPTTLKLALSSYLVAIALGVTTGIISAVKQYSFLDRFMMILALAGISAPVFWVAVVAQLIFGLKLGWFPISGYYSLKHMILPAIVLGTRFAALIARYTRSALLDVIRQDYIRTARAKGLTERRVIFVHALKNAMIPVVTILGMQLSGLLTGSILTETVFAIPGLGRLSVWALSQRDFPLVQGTVVFTAIVYILGNLIVDISYAFLNPRVRLK
- a CDS encoding Na+/H+ antiporter NhaC family protein, which gives rise to MNVEGTAWSILPPLVAIVLCFITKNVVLSLFLGIFIGGLLLNNFNPIAGVVYSLEKIIGSMADEWNAKLLLFNLLMGSGIAFIWRLGGSKALADWARVKIKSRRSASVWAWLLGVIVFFNDYINSAIVGNVMRDIFEQRKISKEKLSYILDSTSAPVATFFISDWIAYQLAMIQNGLTVAGITTVAPMAAFIASIPFNFYCFFTVLFVGIIALSGWDFGPMLKAEIRAEREGKTSRDGAVPMLNIDFELGKPIEKKPMIMTFVLPIVALVGVTIFGFYYTGASAGGETLIEKLGNADAATALLWGAFAMSLVGIVIALGFRLMNVAEAMRTLLEGFKLMLLACAILVMAWSIGTVTKDMKLADYVVSLVGENVSFALVPAIVFLIGMFISFSTGTSWGTMAILTPIAIPVAYNITKDPWLSATVMAGTVFAGAIFGDHCSPISDTTVLSSIFAGCDHMDHVNTQLPYAVTCALVALVMYLLYGIFKVSPFVLLPIGIVVLIALARMLHVSSMKKLAL
- a CDS encoding ABC transporter substrate-binding protein — its product is MRKVLLVAVLIFAVATFFAQTPKRGGVLHDYFTTDRMTFDPQEDTTLQTYAMARLLFSTLVRYKGETLELEPELLAKMPEISEDGKVYTFELKKGIKFHDGKTELTSDDVKFTIERMLSPKGRGASKWLFEPILGAEEFMKGQSTSLEGFKKIDDYRFQIILKEPYAPFLYHLAVPGASIYSEKLVKAAGDNWRLNPVGTGPFRLKRHVPNTEIVFERNPYYFEQGLPYLDGIVFRIVPDSTTALMEFEAGTLDVVTIPVLEYERLKASGKYNIIEKEALNTYYFLMNMSDPKWSNPILRKTMAMAINKKELAEAVFGPRATVATSFVTPGIPGSYPLGQGPAYDYNPEEAKKLVAQLGNIGKVTAWQWGGDTLSQPNIIIQAMAKEVGIDLEIIPVESAAFRQARREGKIPANYGNWWADIPDPDNYIGVFFGENNQMSSGYNNKEVQEMIKKARVEVDPEKRAQMYREIEYKLIREDVAVIPLFHLKYLLATQKNVHGIIAHPTGITVYLYAYKE